The window ggtggggcgttcttgaagggagggagccgagaggctattggaaacagcctctctaccccagggtaggggtaaggtctgcgtacaaactaccacGCAAACTagcctccccagaccctactagtgggattatactgggttgttgttgttgttgttgttgttgttgttgctagttCTAGTTTGCTTATAATTGATATTTAAATTCTTGATCGAGGAATGATTAAGTTACTAAAGAGTTCAATTGCCTGATATGCACTTTTGTGTTATGCAGAAAAGATTGTATTTGAACATTTAAGGTGCTTTCCTGAGAAGAGGGAGTTGAAAATTTCTTCTGTGAAGGTTTGTTTCTAATCCTCCAACTCACTATTTTTTCTTGTGTATATTCTTGTATCATAATGGTGATTTTAATTATTTCTATTTCCTAACAGGTGAAACGGAAAGGACATTATTATCACCTGCCTGATAGTATGCTTGTCACTAGTGTTTTTGAGGGTATCAAAAAGGGTTGGTTCCTTTCTGTTGATGCTTCTAGCTGTGACCAAGGGTTACTTTGCATCACATATCCGCAAACTGGTGCTGACTATCTTCTCCCTAGTGATTCGTTCAAAGCAATGGCTAAACAGAAGGTTTTTGATACTAATGAACCTGACCCAGCTCACGGAAACTTGGCATCGAGCTCCATTGTGAAACATAAGGACGTCGCCAAGGCCGTTGGTGAATTCAAGAGTGTGAAGCCCATGGATGTATCACAGGAACTTTCTCCTAGAGCTGGTCCTGTGGCAAAGAAGCGTAAAATGAAGCACACAGAAGATATGGTCAACCACCTGGTAACAGATACCCACGCTTCAAAGCATGGCATAGGTAATGATGATTCTGATTATAAGATTGTTGGAAATGATACTACTTCGACAAATTGTAATGAAGGACAACGGGTGACTATAAACATGAAACTGAAAGATGCTAGTGCTGAACCTTTAAGAAACCAACCTTCTGATCCCAGTAAGATGCCAAAATTGGGAAAGAAGAAATGTAGGATGGGTGGGTCAAGTGCTGAAATCTCTGGTGTGCAGGTTGAGCAATGTGGAAATAGGAACAATGATACACTTGATGAAACATCGCAGTCTGGGACCATTGAAAATAAAGTGAAAAAATTGGGTAGCAAGGAAAGCAATCAAGGTCCCACTGAGTTCAATCATAGGGATGTCTTGAAGGTCGCAATTCCAGAGAACTCCACAGCACACAGACCAATAAAATCAGCTTTAGCAGAAGCATTGGGAGACCAATCTGTGGGAACAGATACAGCCCATAAGAAGAGCAAAAAGAAGAAGGGAAAGGACTCATCCATGTGCCATGATGAGGTTGCCTGTATGGTTCTGAGTTCCGATGAAAAACTTGAGGGGAATAGGAGGTTAGAGCAAAATGAAGGAGTTGAAATGAAGATCTCTGACAAGTTGACTGATGTTGACTCTACTATTCATGTTACTCAATCTGGACTGCAAGAAACATCTCCAGTTCAAAATCATACTTCAGACAAAGAGTGTCCAGCACCAGTCAGCAAGGAGTTCTATGAAATGAATTCAGTTGGCCGACCTATGTGTGAATCTATTCTCTCAGGAGATAATGAACCTAGAACTGACGGTGCTAATACAACTGGAGAACAAGAGGAGCTGACATCGAACTGTGATTTTGAAATGCGAATGAGTGAGAAGTTGGGCGATGCAAGTACCAAGGATCCAGTGTCTTCCTTCCAGTTGGCAGATTCACAAGGAGCCGTAGAGAACAGAATTGGGAGGAAGAAAAGCAAGGCCAAGAAGTCAACTCGTCGTCATGAGTTAGATATGAAAAATATTGCTGAGGCTTCTAAAAATACTAGTGCATCTGAGCAAGATATAATCTGCCATGATGGTTCTATTGATGCAACTACAGAGGCTGGTGGAAGTATTGTGACAAAAACTGATGTAGATCATATAAACGAAATAGGGAAAAGAGGCAAGTTGTCAGTTACTCAAGGTGCTGAGACCTCCCTTCCTTCAGATAATAATAAAGCAACTGGGGAAACTAAAGAACAATTTCTCTCAGCTGAAAAGTCATTGGATGACAAGGGGAACATTGAATCTGGAAATGCAAGCAGCACGAAGCGGAAGAAAAATAGCAGGAAATCTGCTGAAAAGATTCCTGATAAATTAGACGGAGAGGATGATAGTAGGGTGAACTGCCCCTCTGTAGCTGCAGGGATTGGGCCTATAGCTGATCCTGTAACTGAGCAGAGTAAGAAAGTTGAAATTTCGTCTGATGCTGGAAAGCTGCAGATTAGTCTAGATACAGAGGTGAAAGGGTTGTCTCATAACAAGGATCTCATGCAAGTTCAATCTGCAACATGCAAATCTTCAGATCATGCCAAAGCAGACATGACCATTAAGGAAGTGGAAACTGCCTCTGCAGCTCCATCTGATGTGAAGGTTGCTGAAGGACATGAAAACTCTGGTCGAAGTaagaaaaagaagacaaaaaaggAGGTTGCCACCAGTAATATTGATGTTTCATGTGCCCCTTCGGCAATGCACGATCCTCCTGCTAACCATTTTGTTCAAGGGTCTAATCAAGATAAAGATGCATTGCCCGCCACCGAAAGAAAGGTAGCTTCAGAACAAGAGTCAAAGATTGCCTATGCTGAGAAGACAACCCTCATTGATGCAGAGCTTCTTCCTGTTGAGGAGAAGGAAAATGAGGTTGAGCATTTGCTGCGCAACCAAACTGATAAAAATCAGGAGATTGTAAGCCTTGTAGAAAAGAAActgaaaaccaaaactaaaaCCAAAAAGAGCCAAAGTTCTAAGAAGAGCAAATCCGATTTGGCTATTCAAGACCAGGAAGTCAGTCACAAAGAATTAGCAGCGTCTTCAGAACAAGAGTCAAAGATTGCCTATGTTGCAGGTTCTCATCAACATGATGAGAAGACAACCCTCATTGATGCAGAGCTTCTTCCTGTTGAGGAGAAGGAAAATGAGGTTGAGCATTTGCTGCGCAACCAAACTGATAAAAATCAGGATATTGTAAGCCTTGTAGAAAAGAAActgaaaaccaaaactaaaaCCAAAAAGAGCCAAAGTTCTAAGAAGAACAAATCCGATTTGGCTATTCAAGACCAGGAAGTCAGTCACAAAGAATTAGCAGCGTCAAATGATAATCCGAGAGACGTGAGCCCTCTGCCAGAGCCAATGGAGATGGATGAGTCAGGTAAAAATAGTAATGTTGATCAGTTGGATATTACCAAGTTGGAAAATCAGAGAAATCCTGGTACTGATTCCAATTCAAAGAGTTCTGGTAAAGAGCTAAGGAATGCTAACTCTTTTCGTGTGCCATCTCATCCTTTAGCCAAGGGTACGTTAGAGGAGACGCACGCGCCTGAAGTTAATACTGATAAAAGCGAGAGCATAAACTTCAAGAAATATTTTATTCCTGGTCAACAACAGGGTGAAGTTGCATCAAAGAAACCAACGAAATCAAACAGACACACAAAAGCTGGCAGGAAATCAAAGAAGGATGGAGTGACTT is drawn from Nicotiana tomentosiformis chromosome 12, ASM39032v3, whole genome shotgun sequence and contains these coding sequences:
- the LOC104089095 gene encoding uncharacterized protein — encoded protein: MVKRRREETEPETLYNTVFVDTNLDTHLALIVSYSDYVSDLKEKIVFEHLRCFPEKRELKISSVKVKRKGHYYHLPDSMLVTSVFEGIKKGWFLSVDASSCDQGLLCITYPQTGADYLLPSDSFKAMAKQKVFDTNEPDPAHGNLASSSIVKHKDVAKAVGEFKSVKPMDVSQELSPRAGPVAKKRKMKHTEDMVNHLVTDTHASKHGIGNDDSDYKIVGNDTTSTNCNEGQRVTINMKLKDASAEPLRNQPSDPSKMPKLGKKKCRMGGSSAEISGVQVEQCGNRNNDTLDETSQSGTIENKVKKLGSKESNQGPTEFNHRDVLKVAIPENSTAHRPIKSALAEALGDQSVGTDTAHKKSKKKKGKDSSMCHDEVACMVLSSDEKLEGNRRLEQNEGVEMKISDKLTDVDSTIHVTQSGLQETSPVQNHTSDKECPAPVSKEFYEMNSVGRPMCESILSGDNEPRTDGANTTGEQEELTSNCDFEMRMSEKLGDASTKDPVSSFQLADSQGAVENRIGRKKSKAKKSTRRHELDMKNIAEASKNTSASEQDIICHDGSIDATTEAGGSIVTKTDVDHINEIGKRGKLSVTQGAETSLPSDNNKATGETKEQFLSAEKSLDDKGNIESGNASSTKRKKNSRKSAEKIPDKLDGEDDSRVNCPSVAAGIGPIADPVTEQSKKVEISSDAGKLQISLDTEVKGLSHNKDLMQVQSATCKSSDHAKADMTIKEVETASAAPSDVKVAEGHENSGRSKKKKTKKEVATSNIDVSCAPSAMHDPPANHFVQGSNQDKDALPATERKVASEQESKIAYAEKTTLIDAELLPVEEKENEVEHLLRNQTDKNQEIVSLVEKKLKTKTKTKKSQSSKKSKSDLAIQDQEVSHKELAASSEQESKIAYVAGSHQHDEKTTLIDAELLPVEEKENEVEHLLRNQTDKNQDIVSLVEKKLKTKTKTKKSQSSKKNKSDLAIQDQEVSHKELAASNDNPRDVSPLPEPMEMDESGKNSNVDQLDITKLENQRNPGTDSNSKSSGKELRNANSFRVPSHPLAKGTLEETHAPEVNTDKSESINFKKYFIPGQQQGEVASKKPTKSNRHTKAGRKSKKDGVTSGGTSEDILNSRTEVTVPSHSSVQGDKTLEDTGKLATFDAPASEKDSKEPMDESMSSSSSRGSDRFPENRRQQTGSEIQSLATKNTKMRTGDLEDCTPKRGVLPTSGPKFGDIRSRRSDCKGGGNSDSATETPSDYSSSSGYSVEGSEISQASTPNGANVAKHEDAGAKHKVKSNFLGQDITIDMILRSSSRFKKAKVMAAQCQDEESQPVDVVPDSLADTWNQ